The region ACGAAGATCACCGGCAGCCGGTGCACGCCGGCCCAGTTGAGAGCCTCGTGCCAGTCACCCTCGCTGGTGCCGCCGTCGCCCACGGCCACCATGGTGATCTCGCCGGTCCGGCGCAGCTTGGCGGCGTAGGCGATGCCCACCGCGTGGGGGTACTGGGTGCCCACGGGGCTGCTGGTGGACAGGATCTTGTAGCGCGGGTGGCCGTAGTGGCCGGGCATCTGGCGGCCGCCGCTGCTGGGGTCGGGGGCCCGGGCCAGCAGGCCCAGGAGGATCTCGGTGGGCGACATGCCCTTGACCAGGCAGGCCGCAATGGACCGGTAAAACGGCACGAACCAGTCGCGCTGCTTGTCCATCGGCCACATGGCGCCCACCTGGCAGCCTTCGTGGCCGGGGCCGGAAATCACGAACATCGCCTTGCCGGCGCGCTGCAGGACCCACATGCGCTCGTCCAGCGCCCGCGCCAGGGCGATGTAGTAGTACATGTCCAGGACGTCCTGGTCCGACAGGCCCAGGGTCCGGTGGCGGGCGTCCACCGCCGCCCGGGTGTCGCGCACGCTCATCCTCCCGCCCCCTTGGTCAGCATCCCCACCAACGCCGGATGGTGGGGAAGCCCGCGTGCAGACCCTTCCCGCGATGTGAACAGGCGGCCAGCCGGCGCCCGGGCGGACCCGCGCCGTCGCCCCGCTCGCCGCGGGCTCAGGCGTGGAGGACCCGGCCCAGGGCGTCCAGCGCCGCTTCCTTCAACGCCTCCCCCAACGTCGGGTGCGAGTACACCGCCTCCGCCAGCTCGGTCACGGTGGCCTCCAGGG is a window of Armatimonadota bacterium DNA encoding:
- a CDS encoding thiamine pyrophosphate-dependent dehydrogenase E1 component subunit alpha, which codes for MSVRDTRAAVDARHRTLGLSDQDVLDMYYYIALARALDERMWVLQRAGKAMFVISGPGHEGCQVGAMWPMDKQRDWFVPFYRSIAACLVKGMSPTEILLGLLARAPDPSSGGRQMPGHYGHPRYKILSTSSPVGTQYPHAVGIAYAAKLRRTGEITMVAVGDGGTSEGDWHEALNWAGVHRLPVIFVVENNFYAISVPFHKQVAGGSVAARAAGYGMPGVVADGSDVLECYRVAREAYERARRGEGPTLIEYRVQRLGSHSSDDQQERYRPKDEIEAARRQDPLVTFREYLEQVGVLTDERLRAIQERVRREVDEATDAAERAPLPEPESAARYVYAPPQDDPVFWTGVTPPGAWRGSPDFPWLRREE